From Erinaceus europaeus chromosome 9, mEriEur2.1, whole genome shotgun sequence, one genomic window encodes:
- the IER5 gene encoding immediate early response gene 5 protein: protein MEFKLEAHRIVSISLGKIYNSRVQRGGIKLHKNLLVSLVLRSARQVYLSDPCPGLYLATPAGEPAAGPPAGWGEPPPPAARAAWPEPELEPEPQPGRPTGGDAKRGAGAARRGGEPAAETVWRRMEEAAAVPGGPDGGSDGSLEGVGEERPAPPRQDCRQGPRKRSAAGAAGDAAGSPAPGAAPLKKPRRDSEEPLGGAVAAEDEEMETGNVASLISIFGSGFSGLLRKSPGGGREDPEDGEGSPEAAEPGQICCDKPVLRDMSPWSTAIVAF, encoded by the coding sequence ATGGAGTTCAAACTGGAGGCGCACCGCATCGTAAGCATCTCACTGGGCAAGATTTACAACTCGAGGGTGCAGCGCGGTGGCATCAAGCTGCACAAGAACCTGCTGGTGTCGTTGGTGCTGCGCAGCGCCCGCCAGGTCTACCTGAGTGACCCGTGTCCCGGCCTCTATCTGGCCACTCCCGCGGGGGAGCCAGCGGCTGGGCCTCCAGCCGGCTGGGGGGAGCCGCCCCCGCCGGCCGCACGCGCCGCTTGGCCGGAGCCGGAGCTCGAGCCCGAGCCGCAGCCGGGGCGGCCTACAGGCGGGGACGCGAAGCGCGGGGCCGGGGCCGCTCGGCGGGGCGGCGAGCCGGCGGCGGAAACTGTCTGGCGCCGCATGGAGGAAGCAGCCGCAGTACCCGGGGGCCCCGACGGGGGCTCGGACGGTTCCCTCGAGGGCGTCGGCGAGGAGCGGCCCGCGCCGCCCCGGCAGGACTGCCGCCAGGGGCCCCGGAAGCGCAGCGCGGCGGGGGCGGCCGGAGACGCGGCCGGCAGCCCGGCGCCCGGGGCCGCCCCGCTCAAGAAGCCGCGCCGGGACTCCGAGGAGCCGCTGGGCGGGGCGGTCGCGGCCGAAGACGAGGAGATGGAGACCGGGAACGTGGCCAGCCTCATCAGCATCTTCGGCTCGGGCTTCTCGGGACTGTTGCGGAAGAGCCCCGGGGGCGGGCGCGAGGACCCCGAGGACGGGGAGGGCAGCCCGGAGGCGGCCGAGCCCGGGCAGATCTGCTGCGACAAGCCGGTGCTGAGAGACATGAGCCCCTGGAGCACGGCCATCGTGGCCTTCTGA